The following coding sequences are from one Helicoverpa armigera isolate CAAS_96S chromosome 2, ASM3070526v1, whole genome shotgun sequence window:
- the LOC135118821 gene encoding oocyte zinc finger protein XlCOF6.1-like, translating to MDLCRVCLAGGSQKDIFKLENNKTVDERSFVDVFMFCLSIEVDEDSKISTKLCTKCYDKIWSFHDFKCLALRSDVYLKSIQESNGVKNEVFLRDDDIKNEHQSVSDDSMDATVKEEPKDGFDDGDTDDEFLSVIKRIKYEYKEDTVEKKPPRKRKRAAKTPKTKSKVTKRICEECGKAVKDLKAHAIQHLPAASRKRIPCKLCDKAFSTYSARHRHTKIKHLGTKQQCPLCNKVVAHLKQHHRLMHNRDSLPYGCVSCGGRFISKSNLELHMTTHTKDYAFPCDLCDKKFNTKSRMMLHKRQVHDKEKSHLCQLCSKSFFKKYHLQIHLRSHSKEKPYACPECGKCFSTTSILKSHRLIHEEGKNHACTLCEMTFKKKSYLTIHMISHTKVKRYPCKYCGIKFGRSDHRKRHEYTAHEKNFISP from the exons ATGGATCTGTGTAGAGTCTGTCTTGCGGGTGGATCGCAGAAAGACATATTTaagttagaaaataataaaactgttgaTGAAAGAAGTTTTGTTGACGTTTTCATGTTTTGTTTAAGCATTGAG GTTGATGAGGACtcaaaaataagtacaaaactatgtacaaaatgttatgaTAAAATATGGTCATTCCATGATTTCAAATGTTTAGCTCTAAGAAGCGATGTTTACTTGAAGTCTATACAAGAATCAAATGGTGTCAAAAATGAGGTTTTCTTAcgtgatgatgatattaaaaatGAGCACCAGTCTGTCAGTGATGATTCTATGGATGCAACTGTTAAAGAGGAACCAAAGGATGGATTTGATGATGGTGATACCGATGACGAATTCCTAAGTGTTatcaaaagaataaaatacGAATATAAGGAAGATACTGTAGAGAAGA aACCACCAAGAAAACGAAAACGGGCTGCTAAAACTCCCAAAACCAAAAGCAAGGTGACAAAACGAATTTGTGAGGAATGTGGGAAAGCTGTGAAAGACCTTAAGGCTCATGCGATCCAGCACCTACCTGCTGCTAGTCGGAAACGCATCCCTTGCAAACTGTGTGACAAAGCGTTTTCCACTTACAGCGCACGCCAtagacatacaaaaataaaacatttaggcACTAAACAACAATGCCCATTGTGTAATAAAG TTGTGGCCCACTTAAAGCAGCACCATCGTTTGATGCACAACCGTGATTCCCTGCCCTACGGCTGTGTGTCTTGCGGTGGTCGGTTCATCTCCAAGTCTAACCTGGAACTGCACATGACTACGCACACTAAGGACTACGCCTTCCCTTGTGATTTGTGTGATAAGAAGTTCAATACTAAGAGTCGAATGATGTTGCATAA ACGACAAGTACACGACAAAGAGAAATCGCACCTATGTCAGTTATGTTCAAAGAGCTTCTTCAAGAAATATCATCTGCAAATACATTTAAG GAGTCATTCAAAAGAGAAGCCGTACGCGTGTCCTGAGTGCGGCAAGTGTTTCTCCACGACGTCGATCCTGAAGAGTCACCGGCTCATACACGAGGAGGGGAAGAACCACGCCTGCACGCTCTGTGAGATGACATTTAAGAAGAAGAG CTACCTCACCATCCACATGATAAGTCACACGAAAGTAAAGCGCTACCCTTGCAAGTACTGCGGCATCAAGTTCGGTCGCTCCGACCACCGCAAGCGTCACGAGTATACTGCACACGAGAAGAACTTCATCAGTCCGTGA
- the LOC135118822 gene encoding coiled-coil domain-containing protein 40-like, which translates to MSEPKSGGSMPCICTEDSTTEESTLSINCECPRDDHDIVIHEQTCLLYKSEKMIYPHDPACECEYPGFEDGVCLCCSCPVNQCRCHKAGKEAFDQWRNQREIGAMPAVLEASHPLMQKFQETLKQFLIKENAIAEEEILNLREELKLSKQEYDKDLESIYRSDHDTNAQRVLIEEYEATLAQRTMEREAAEKRAKESNEKYKKAKAKLEEDMTRERETTEEMEALNALCHQLSAWRDETESDLTVSQRMSDKMRMEKQALAAEKRRLDMFLFGLSNEVWKLESKLEMFKKQLEIKNSEMEKVNDRVTAYAAELEDLELDKRRLVSLWNSVIVNITQRDKVYDSVRDDYKTLQDNYRTLLNSMDITKKVLMEEMNRGKEIAMNRDKINYDIEHAMKLHETEDAKRQTLEAQINQLTESIEMTERDHEMIRAENQSMRNILKSTGKELDRKAEYKLKLENEILLNLQDCLLNDKAVESMANGIRKMREMSRKQEISLMSMENQHAHIMLDIEIMRNRQAKNKIVLEESQAMVKEKEKEIDALQDEHSHQMSIQTRKQRELDIIMKKYITLKEIFDMKSPQERRIESLEKQIKCLRERTEVMQHEWLRQQGHVVKLADHHHLMVSEINLIAKQIQICDQKIMRIQADSEAVALERSHVERSLRTLRGRLQVLEHTRKDATERNQGAQRTNLSISHEYAANLKDAETEIIQLEDEIEELDKDKMNLTQELDRVQREALIWQRKGILAVELKKNMKSAKSAVGEIGLMKSEIHRMEVRREQLRRTSEKLAEDLALYVTRRDTAMDKTRAAAAVEKTHGTAVGTSQTTYNHKLRLAKADLTRVTKELADSKAEMEQLMKDQERLDKELAETSAQNVHLEEKVADLIRETRATDRTKHHLLERVVRAQRFNSELSTAIKRRSVRSRRPKDNVLADHAQARFLNERLRFLVGVLQNEYPHHEDRLESIFNTLNVHTPDESPELSMPEDCHLMHKDLDFTNEELLEQAKHELGLLDVMEETK; encoded by the exons ATGTCGGAGCCCAAGTCAGGGGGTTCAATGCCCTGTATTTGTACGGAGGATAGTACTACTGAGGAGTCGACCCTCAGCATCAACTGCGAGTGCCCTCGGGATGACCACGACATCGTCATCCACGAGCAGACATGCCTCTTGTACAAGAGTGAGAAGATGATCTACCCTCAT GATCCGGCTTGCGAATGCGAATACCCTGGGTTCGAGGATGGAGTCTGTTTATGCTGCAGCTGCCCCGTCAACCAGTGCCGATGCCATAAAGCTGGCAAGGAGGCTTTTGACCA GTGGCGCAACCAACGTGAGATCGGCGCGATGCCCGCAGTGCTGGAGGCGTCGCACCCGCTCATGCAGAAGTTCCAGGAGACGCTCAAGCAGTTCCTCATCAAAGAGAACGCTATTGCTGAGGAGGAGATACTTAATCTG CGTGAAGAACTTAAGTTGAGCAAGCAAGAATACGACAAGGATCTAGAGTCCATCTATCGCAGCGACCATGACACAAACGCGCAAAGG GTGCTAATAGAAGAATATGAAGCCACTTTAGCGCAACGCACCATGGAACGCGAGGCAGCTGAAAAGCGTGCGAAAGAGTCGAACGAGAAGTACAAGAAAGCTAAGGCTAAACTGGAAGAAGATATGACTAGAG AACGTGAGACGACAGAGGAAATGGAAGCATTGAACGCGCTGTGCCATCAACTGTCGGCGTGGCGCGACGAGACGGAGTCAGACCTCACCGTCAGTCAGCGCATGTCTGATAAAATGAGGATGGAGAAGCAGGCGCTTGCTGCTGAGAAGAGACGACTG GACATGTTTCTGTTCGGCCTGAGCAATGAGGTGTGGAAGCTGGAGTCGAAGCTGGAGATGTTCAAGAAGCAGCTCGAAATCAAGAACTCGGAAATGGAGAAAGTTAACGATAGG GTGACAGCATATGCAGCTGAACTGGAAGATTTGGAGCTGGACAAGCGTCGTCTGGTCAGCCTGTGGAACTCTGTCATCGTCAACATCACGCAGAGAGACAAGGTGTATGATTCCGTCAGGGATGATTACAA AACTCTACAAGATAACTACCGGACGTTACTGAACTCTATGGACATCACTAAGAAGGTATTGATGGAGGAGATGAACAGGGGAAAGGAGATCGCTATGAACAGGGACAAAATCAACTATGATATCGAGCATGCTATGAAATTGC ACGAAACTGAAGATGCAAAACGTCAGACATTGGAGGCTCAGATCAACCAGCTGACCGAGTCTATCGAAATGACTGAGAGGGACCATGAAATGATCAGAgct GAGAATCAATCAATGCGCAATATTCTAAAGAGCACTGGGAAGGAGTTGGATAGGAAAGCTGAATACAAACTGAAGCTTGAGAACGAGATACTTCTAAACCTACAGGACTGTTTGCTTAACGATAAGGCTGTGGAAAGCATGGCGAATGGCATTCGGAAGATGAGGGAGATGTCCAGGAAGCAG GAGATATCCCTTATGTCAATGGAGAACCAACACGCGCACATAATGTTAGACATAGAGATAATGCGGAACCGCCAAGCCAAGAACAAAATAGTGCTGGAAGAGAGCCAGGCCATGGTGAAGGAGAAAGAGAAAGAGATTGATGCGCTTCAGGACGAACATAGCCATCAGATGTCCATCCAGACCAGAAAGCAGAGGGAGCTCGATATTATCATGAAGAAGTATATCACTTTGAAGGAGATTTTCGAT ATGAAATCTCCTCAAGAGCGTCGCATCGAGAGTCTGGAGAAGCAGATCAAGTGTCTCCGCGAGCGCACGGAGGTGATGCAGCACGAGTGGCTGCGACAGCAGGGGCATGTCGTCAAGCTGGCAGACCACCACCATCTCATGGTTTCCGAGATAAACCTCATTGCTAAAC AGATCCAAATATGCGACCAAAAGATAATGCGCATACAAGCGGATTCGGAGGCGGTTGCTCTAGAGCGTAGTCACGTGGAGCGATCCTTGCGCACGTTGCGCGGACGCCTGCAGGTGCTCGAGCACACGCGCAAGGACGCCACGGAGCGCAACCAGGGCGCGCAGCGGACCAACCTGTCCATCTCACATGAGTATGCTGCTAACTTGAAG GATGCCGAAACCGAAATAATTCAACTGGAGGATGAAATTGAGGAGTTGGATAAAGACAAGATGAACCTCACCCAGGAACTCGATCGAGTTCAGAGGGAAGCTCTTATATGGCAAAGAAAG GGAATATTAGCGGTGGAGctgaagaaaaatatgaagTCTGCCAAGTCAGCCGTTGGCGAAATAGGACTGATGAAGAGTGAAATACATAGAATGGAG GTTCGTCGTGAACAACTTCGGCGTACAAGTGAGAAGCTAGCCGAAGACTTGGCTCTGTACGTGACGCGAAGAGACACGGCGATGGACAAGACGAGAGCCGCCGCTGCCGTGGAGAAGACCCACGGCACTGCAGTCGGCACCTCGCAAACTACTTACAATCACAAACTGAGGCTCGCTAAAGCTGACCTAACTAGGGTCACTAAG GAGTTAGCGGACTCGAAGGCCGAGATGGAGCAGCTGATGAAGGACCAGGAGCGCTTGGACAAGGAGCTGGCGGAGACTAGCGCACAGAACGTCCATCTTGAGGAAAAGGTCGCTGACCTTATTAGAGAGACGCGCGCCACTGATCGGACTAAACACCAT CTTCTAGAACGCGTTGTTCGCGCCCAACGGTTCAACAGTGAGCTTTCCACGGCCATCAAGCGTCGCTCCGTCCGCTCCAGAAGGCCCAAGGACAACGTGCTCGCCGACCACGCCCAAGCACGGTTCCTCAACGAACGCCTACGTTTCCTCGTAGGAGTACTGCAGAACGAATACCCCCACCACGAGGACAGACTAGAATCCATCTTCAACACTCTGAATGTACATACTCCCGATGAGTCCCCTGAACTGTCGATGCCTGAAGACTGTCACCTTATGCATAAGGATCTAGACTTCACGAATGAGGAACTCTTAGAACAAGCTAAACATGAATTGGGCCTTCTAGATGTTATGGAAGAAACGAAATGA